A genomic segment from Necator americanus strain Aroian chromosome III, whole genome shotgun sequence encodes:
- a CDS encoding hypothetical protein (NECATOR_CHRIII.G9979.T2), whose protein sequence is MSSKLSNFQCPGYQWSERWHTSKLPMATVEGKKKTTSEDDMGWPSYVVPVVGSAIVSTLAFLLGSLGYSYLWIIIIIALSVTKSYLWKKREKKLLGLRATAIRERDVVMAQLQDLPAWVQFPDTERVEWMNKVIHQLWPYIGEYAKVFMTDFVIPQVKAQMPSMFKNFKFTKMDMGDIPCRVGGIKVYTTNVGRDRIIVDMDVAYAGDADFIVSCCGFTGGMNNLQFSGKLRAVLKPLLPYPPMVGGVSGSFLEMPKIDFNLTGMGEMVELPGLMNAIRSVVNSQVAALCVLPNEIVVPLAPNVDVTKLFFPEPDGVIRLKIIEAKNLENRDISFIRKGKSDPYCEIQVGSQFLKTRTIDNDLNPVWNEYFEAVVDQAHGQKLRIELFDEDQGQDEELGRLSIDLKDIQAKGSVDNWFPLEGCKHGDLHLKATWMNLSKDRRNLEKQQWESEWLQADKPIHPALLMVFVDSISDLPYPKSKLEPSPFVEVTLGKNAQRTPVKVKTVNPLYQSKFLFFVRHPEGQELKFEAIDDGTRRVLGTLTMPLNQLIKEPQLEYYQQTFMLTLGVHQSPIVLTVRLRGFVPAAGEKPDNINEDGDEILILHKS, encoded by the exons AGGACGACATGGGTTGGCCGTCGTATGTGGTCCCCGTGGTCGGAAGTGCAATCGTTTCCACCCTGGCATTCCTTCTGGGATCTCTTGGCTACTCCTATCTATGGATTATTATCATAATTGCTCTCAGTGTAACTAAAAGTTATCTTTGGAAAAAGAGGGAGAAGAA GTTACTTGGATTACGTGCCACAGCGATCAGAGAACGTGATGTGGTTATGGCTCAACTTCAAGATCTCCCTGCATGGGTACAGTTTCCGGATACGGAAAGAGTGGAATGGATgaataag GTGATACATCAACTCTGGCCATACATTGGCGAATATGCAAAGGTTTTCATGACAGATTTCGTTATTCCTCAAGTCaag GCTCAAATGCCGTCAATGTTCAAAAACTTCAAGTTTACAAAAATGGACATGGGCGATATTCCGTGCCGTGTAGGAGGAATAAAG GTCTACACCACAAATGTTGGTCGAGATCGTATCATAGTTGATATGGATGTAGCTTACGCtggtgatgcggatttcatCGTGTCCTGTTGTGGATTCACTGGTGGAATGAATAATTTACAG TTTTCGGGAAAACTACGTGCTGTACTGAAGCCTTTACTACCGTATCCACCGATGGTTGGTGGTGTTTCTGGATCGTTTCTAGAAATGCCG aaaattgacTTCAATCTGACGGGAATGGGAGAGATGGTCGAGCTGCCGGGTTTAATGAATGCTATTAGAAGTGTGGTTAATAGTCAG GTGGCCGCTCTCTGCGTACTACCGAACGAGATCGTCGTTCCTTTAGCGCCGAACGTGGATGTCACCAAATTGTTCTTCCCAGAACCAGAT GGTGTAATTCGCCTAAAAATCATCGAGGCGAAAAATCTGGAGAATCGTGATATTTCATTCATACGGAAAGGAAAGAGTGATCCATACTGTGAAATTCAAG TTGGTTCACAATTCCTGAAAACTCGTACGATTGACAACGATTTGAATCCAGTATGGAATGAGTATTTTGAAGCCGTTGTAGATCAG GCTCATGGTCAAAAACTACGTATAGAACTATTTGATGAGGATCAAGGTCAGGATGAGGAACTCGGGAGGTTAAGCATCGATCTGAAAGACATTCAGGCTAAAGGAAGCGTGGACAAT TGGTTCCCGCTAGAAGGATGTAAACACGGTGATCTTCATCTAAAAGCTACCTGGATGAATCTATCGAAAGATCGtcgaaatttggaaaaacaacaatggGAAAGCGAATGGCTTCAAGCTGATAAGCCAATCCATCCAGCGCTTCTAATGGTCTTCGTGGATTCCATTTCTGACCTTCCT TACCCTAAATCGAAACTCGAGCCGTCGCCGTTCGTTGAAGTCACGTTGGGGAAAAATGCGCAAAGAACACCAGTTAAG GTAAAAACCGTCAATCCACTTTATCAGTccaaatttctattctttgtGAGACATCCAGAAGGACAAGAGCTAAAATTTGAG GCAATAGATGATGGAACACGTCGTGTGCTCGGAACCCTAACCATGCCGCTGAATCAGTTAATCAAAGAACCTCAGCTGGAATATTATCAACAAACATTCATGCTCACTTTAGGAGTCCACCAAAGCCCAATCGTGCTTACTGTAAGACTCAGG GGCTTCGTGCCAGCAGCAGGGGAGAAACCAGACAACATCAATGAGGACGGTGATGAAATTCTAATTCTTCACAAGAGTTAA